From the genome of Vicia villosa cultivar HV-30 ecotype Madison, WI linkage group LG2, Vvil1.0, whole genome shotgun sequence, one region includes:
- the LOC131646319 gene encoding paired amphipathic helix protein Sin3-like 6 has product MQETGVKKPTVDIKYAAKFVRKVETRFQRVQQCHVYPLFLDILKSYTENKKSLDDVIMEVNFLFIGHDDLIDDFTNFLP; this is encoded by the exons ATGCAAGAAACAGGTGTTAAGAAGCCAACCGTGGATATAAAATATGCTGCGAAATTTGTGCGTAAGGTGGAG ACTCGATTTCAACGTGTTCAGCAGTGTCATGTTTATCCATTGTTTCTGGACATCCTAAAATCATATACAGAAAACAAAAAAAGTCTTGATGATGTCATTATGGAG GTTAATTTTCTTTTCATAGGCCATGATGATCTGATTGACGACTTTACTAATTTTCTTCCTTGA